Part of the Pomacea canaliculata isolate SZHN2017 linkage group LG11, ASM307304v1, whole genome shotgun sequence genome is shown below.
CTTtatatttcaatatattaaCACTTGACATAGTGGGAATCGACAAACTTGCACCACACTCTCACTCGCCAACATCCATATGTAGGTATAACAATGCATCCATGCTCTCTCAGAAATGAGTATTCTCAAATAACTTGCCTTCAATTTTTTGAATTGCAACAACCGAATTATTGGCACCTGTAATCTTTATAATAAATTCctagcataaaaaataataatgcaatcCATTTGCTAAAGAAGATGAAATATAGAGGAAAATACACTTCAATATACAGCACCAGTTTCCTCATTTCAGGGATTCTTTTTACCATGGTGTCCACTGGAATAAAGGATTTTATACAGAAGAGTTTACATGACATCTAAACTACAAATATTTAGATGTtcaaaaatattagtttttaaaaaacatttaaataagaatGAAGACCAGACACTTTTGGCATTTCTTTTTAACACTTTGACTCCATACATGTCAGCATCTGGAAGGAATCAATAAAATCTCGAATCCTAATGGCTATGCATATTTAACCTTTCTGGGGGAGAGAAATGAATCGTTGactgaaacataaaaatggtatttatttacagaaaagtgTACAGCAGAATTAACTAAAGGATTGCAGCATTCTAGACAAAACATTCTCAAGCATTAGGTTTCCACAGACTGTGGAAAGGTATGGTTCTATCATATAGCAACAAATAATGCCGTAAAGGCAAAGAAGCCAGCAAGCAACATGTCTGatcataaatatttcacagaaaaagacagaatcAATTTATAAAGTCCCAGCCTAAACAAACTTTCCCACAAAATGTTCCCAAACGCCTCCAGGTTCCATGTAGCCCAAAACAACATCATCAAAGGTGAGGCAGCATTTCTTGTCAAAAAATACCATGGATTCTTTGACCACTTTTGAATGGTCTACTCTTAACACGCATTACATGCTGACCTGACAGCTTAATTTATCTTTGGCAGTCTCCTTTGAGTTCATGACACTCCTTAAGATGTACAAACCTGTGTGGTTTTTCATGAGATCATATTCCTTGGTTTCTTGTAATATACATCTGTATCAATCTATATTCAAACCCTATTGATACTGTCCACATACAATCTAGGCAATAATGTTAAACTCCACTAATTTAGAATCTATAACTCCATGTTAAACAGGCATAAACCTAATTCTTTGATACCAGCTGCCATCCCCTCCCTATCATTTGTTATTCACCTTCAAACCAGGTTGTGGAGTAAGTTTGTACTACAGGTTTGCTGATGTTCAATTCTGTAAGACCACAATGATGACTCAGCCTCCTTGAATGCAGATATACCACCACATGAAAAATATACTGTTCCAGAATGAAGGCACATATTTAGCTAACATGCGTAGCATGATAGTTGCTGCAATCTGTTTGATACAAACTGTTATGTGTGTACATTCATGAATGGATATCCAATATTAATGTTTGTAATGCACACCTGCCATAtacaatgtcatcagcatacatTTCTGGTGTGTCTACTACACTTCAGTACCATGGTCATCAGGTTTCTCCAGTTTTTCTGACAGTACCATCAGCAACTGTTCAAACTTTTTCAGGCGCTCTTCACGAGGAGCCCCTGCTCCTTTGGAGCCCCACATGAGCCTCAAATGGAACTCAGTCTTCATCACCTCTTCCAGATCATTCTCCAACTTCACTTCAGACATAATTGCATTTCCTGCCACTCTGCACATGTAACTCTGTGATGCAATGGTCCGCCCAATGTCCAGATGTGAGAGAAGTAAATCAAGACCAAAGATACGATCACATGCCTCCCAGGTCATCAAGGAGGAGCACATGTCAATGTCTCGATGGAGCAACTGGGCAACTGGATTAACATTAGGGATACACACATTCTGCAATGGAAGAGTTCTGTTGCCCTCATTCAGCAACTTGAGAAGTGGACGAAGTTTTGTATCAAAGAGGTATGCACTGGTGGTGTGGTTCTGTCGTAGAATAAGCCAAGTGTCTCGCAGCCTGTGAACCtatgacaaattaaaaaattaagagagctattaaaaatgtcttcaataTCTGTAAGAATAACAGCTGCTTAACAAAGTgattaagatttttaaaatcacaaaaagtcTTTAAATCTGGAGAAGTATAGATTTAACAGTGAGGCACAATGGATATGGTGCAGACtttgaaactattttatttataactaaTAAACTTGGGCATCAGAtttcacaaattttaaaaaataatatgaacattttacatgagactgcaaataaaaagtaaagaattatgaaactggcttttttaaagattaacCAACTAATGACAATCTCAAACAGCAGTTTCTGGAGCCTTGTCAGTTGGAAAATCACACTTAAAACGGACGAGTCAAAAGTAGTAAACAAATCTGGACCAAGTAACAGGTTTATTCCTCAACATTGTTGAAAGTTCATGAGATTGTATGACTACTCAAACACGGTTTCCTTCTTATATGCACTCCTGCAGAGAGCATACAAAACTACACCTCAgactgcagtattttttttaagctcgGCAGGTTTACATTACAGATAAGCGTATGACTGAAGATCTAACATCTGTCTGACTAaacattataatatttataatttatacacAACTTATTTGCCTTTCCTTCAGGATTCTCTCATGAtctttacttcattttaaaactCCAGAGACACTTTCATAAGCTTTTCTCACAATTCATGCAGCTATGCAAACCTGTTATTCAAGAAATCTTGAGAAGTCAGGATAGCATAGACTAACAGGGTATCATAGCATGCCTCACCTGTGGAGATGAGAGAGCTTCCATGACAGAAGAAAAGGTGAACATGTTGCCTTTAGTGCTCCATAGTTCACCTGCTGTCTGTATCCACTGACTCAGCATGTGTGCCCGCTCCGACACTGAATTGCATGTCATGATGGTTGTCAtgacaaacaattttaagcATTCCCACCTAAGGATTAAAGTacacatgatttttaaaaaagtctgtaaCAGAATATGAAAACCCAGATAAACATCTTTAATGATTGTTTTAACAACAtagaaacacattttattcatcTGCTTAGGAGGAAATGTGTTACCTTTTTAAGGATACAAACATACAATTGTATAGGCACATGAATAGCTCCTTAtgcctttgttttattttgcactaATTTTAACAATTCAATCATTTAGCCAAGATTCTAAAACCATTCattatgtcttttttaaaactttgtcattagtttgtaaaaacaaactgttttctaGCCTACTGGCAAAAGGGATATTAATTTACCTTTCAATAATATCACTGCGTAGTTGTTCTCCTTGTGGTAGGGTAAGTAACTCTAATCCAGATGTTACTCCAACACCAAAATCATCCTCATCAAGAACTCTCAGAATGTCAAAGTCTACTTTGGTCAGATGACCAGCTATAGCTTTTGCATTGCTTGACAGCAGAAGTGATTTTGTCTTTACTATAGCTGTTGGCTCCAGAAGTCTGCTTTCTGCTGGCAGAATACCAGACTTATAACCTGTCAGGCTGATTCTGGAGCCCAGGTTGTGGCCTGGCATAGTTATTTTATGATTGCAGAGGTAACCAAGCTGGTACATATTATCAACACTTCTATCATCTATAATGTTGTACAGAGAACCTTTGCCATCACTGCTGACATAAGATGGATGCTTTGAATCAGACAACTGTCGTGCTAGTGAATGCTTTGTCTGCTTTGATTTGCtgggtaaagtgtaaaaatttttgctgatgttgttgCAATTGATATCACTGTCTTTGCTGCCTTGGAAAGAGTGGCTCTTCATGACTCCTGGACTCTGAGGAACTGGGATCCTCAGACCTGATTGACTGTGACTCTGCAGCCAACTTGGTTCCTCTGTGACCTGTCGCAAGTCTGAATAGTCTCTGCCATCATCCTCATACAGTTCCTTATTTCGCACCACTATAACTGGTCGCTTCTTATACTTAATGGAGGGAATGCGACTTGGTTTGGGAGGTGGAGTTTTGGTTAGGTTGCTTTCTGAGCCTGCTGGAGTCATTCTGCAAGACTGAGTGTAAGACAAGTTAGCCTTTCCTCCACCACTGTCATGCACAGAGTCGTCATTTAACACAGGAGCACTCCCAGCCCGCTGGTGGCTAACAACAGGAGGTGGAGAGGTCACAGGTGATGGAGAACTTTCACGGCCAGGGCCACCTGGTGGGATGATGTTAATGACAGGCAAACTGCCACATCTATCCAGTGATGGTGATCGACTGCGATCCATCTCCACGTCATCAATGTTTAAATGAGGCTGGCTTCCTGTCCACTTGAGACCTCGCCGATTCATTGAGGGGCTTGATTTAGGACTGGTCAAAGGTGAGGTAAAAGGGCTAGGCTTGGGACTTTGACTGGGTGTATAATGGCCACTGGTGTCCAAACTAAATAATGATCCGTATTTTGAATCGTAGTAGCTCAGTGGCATAGACCGAGCAATTGGGTTCTGCAACACTGCACCAGAGGCCAGAGTCACTGGTTTCTGCCGGCTTAGGTAAAACTGAATTAGATCCTGAATGCTGCTGAATGAATCGGCTTCAAACTGGTAGGATATGCTGGGTAAGCTACCTGGAGCGCAGTCCCCCACAATAGCATTGACCA
Proteins encoded:
- the LOC112575069 gene encoding breast cancer anti-estrogen resistance protein 3-like isoform X1 codes for the protein MFKHFVSTLSISLDGYSRSSELVLERGARQKMAGRHIAIPTWLEALGLQAYLPLFGSYGGVEDLLYASEAEIKDLGLKNGAHRAKIVSSLRILREKYEKGKPTGSGVFSLQQQNSSHLSSNLPSYQDFPAVIASPEKLQQDLQHELNADPSELKSRAWYHGNISRQRAEALVVNSGDFLVRDSISKPGDFVLTCSWRGVALHFMVNAIVGDCAPGSLPSISYQFEADSFSSIQDLIQFYLSRQKPVTLASGAVLQNPIARSMPLSYYDSKYGSLFSLDTSGHYTPSQSPKPSPFTSPLTSPKSSPSMNRRGLKWTGSQPHLNIDDVEMDRSRSPSLDRCGSLPVINIIPPGGPGRESSPSPVTSPPPVVSHQRAGSAPVLNDDSVHDSGGGKANLSYTQSCRMTPAGSESNLTKTPPPKPSRIPSIKYKKRPVIVVRNKELYEDDGRDYSDLRQVTEEPSWLQSHSQSGLRIPVPQSPGVMKSHSFQGSKDSDINCNNISKNFYTLPSKSKQTKHSLARQLSDSKHPSYVSSDGKGSLYNIIDDRSVDNMYQLGYLCNHKITMPGHNLGSRISLTGYKSGILPAESRLLEPTAIVKTKSLLLSSNAKAIAGHLTKVDFDILRVLDEDDFGVGVTSGLELLTLPQGEQLRSDIIERWECLKLFVMTTIMTCNSVSERAHMLSQWIQTAGELWSTKGNMFTFSSVMEALSSPQVHRLRDTWLILRQNHTTSAYLFDTKLRPLLKLLNEGNRTLPLQNVCIPNVNPVAQLLHRDIDMCSSLMTWEACDRIFGLDLLLSHLDIGRTIASQSYMCRVAGNAIMSEVKLENDLEEVMKTEFHLRLMWGSKGAGAPREERLKKFEQLLMVLSEKLEKPDDHGTEV
- the LOC112575069 gene encoding breast cancer anti-estrogen resistance protein 3-like isoform X3, with the translated sequence MKVSRSDELQRLVLERGARQKMAGRHIAIPTWLEALGLQAYLPLFGSYGGVEDLLYASEAEIKDLGLKNGAHRAKIVSSLRILREKYEKGKPTGSGVFSLQQQNSSHLSSNLPSYQDFPAVIASPEKLQQDLQHELNADPSELKSRAWYHGNISRQRAEALVVNSGDFLVRDSISKPGDFVLTCSWRGVALHFMVNAIVGDCAPGSLPSISYQFEADSFSSIQDLIQFYLSRQKPVTLASGAVLQNPIARSMPLSYYDSKYGSLFSLDTSGHYTPSQSPKPSPFTSPLTSPKSSPSMNRRGLKWTGSQPHLNIDDVEMDRSRSPSLDRCGSLPVINIIPPGGPGRESSPSPVTSPPPVVSHQRAGSAPVLNDDSVHDSGGGKANLSYTQSCRMTPAGSESNLTKTPPPKPSRIPSIKYKKRPVIVVRNKELYEDDGRDYSDLRQVTEEPSWLQSHSQSGLRIPVPQSPGVMKSHSFQGSKDSDINCNNISKNFYTLPSKSKQTKHSLARQLSDSKHPSYVSSDGKGSLYNIIDDRSVDNMYQLGYLCNHKITMPGHNLGSRISLTGYKSGILPAESRLLEPTAIVKTKSLLLSSNAKAIAGHLTKVDFDILRVLDEDDFGVGVTSGLELLTLPQGEQLRSDIIERWECLKLFVMTTIMTCNSVSERAHMLSQWIQTAGELWSTKGNMFTFSSVMEALSSPQVHRLRDTWLILRQNHTTSAYLFDTKLRPLLKLLNEGNRTLPLQNVCIPNVNPVAQLLHRDIDMCSSLMTWEACDRIFGLDLLLSHLDIGRTIASQSYMCRVAGNAIMSEVKLENDLEEVMKTEFHLRLMWGSKGAGAPREERLKKFEQLLMVLSEKLEKPDDHGTEV
- the LOC112575069 gene encoding breast cancer anti-estrogen resistance protein 3-like isoform X2 → MEHRGPQNGNLLRLVLERGARQKMAGRHIAIPTWLEALGLQAYLPLFGSYGGVEDLLYASEAEIKDLGLKNGAHRAKIVSSLRILREKYEKGKPTGSGVFSLQQQNSSHLSSNLPSYQDFPAVIASPEKLQQDLQHELNADPSELKSRAWYHGNISRQRAEALVVNSGDFLVRDSISKPGDFVLTCSWRGVALHFMVNAIVGDCAPGSLPSISYQFEADSFSSIQDLIQFYLSRQKPVTLASGAVLQNPIARSMPLSYYDSKYGSLFSLDTSGHYTPSQSPKPSPFTSPLTSPKSSPSMNRRGLKWTGSQPHLNIDDVEMDRSRSPSLDRCGSLPVINIIPPGGPGRESSPSPVTSPPPVVSHQRAGSAPVLNDDSVHDSGGGKANLSYTQSCRMTPAGSESNLTKTPPPKPSRIPSIKYKKRPVIVVRNKELYEDDGRDYSDLRQVTEEPSWLQSHSQSGLRIPVPQSPGVMKSHSFQGSKDSDINCNNISKNFYTLPSKSKQTKHSLARQLSDSKHPSYVSSDGKGSLYNIIDDRSVDNMYQLGYLCNHKITMPGHNLGSRISLTGYKSGILPAESRLLEPTAIVKTKSLLLSSNAKAIAGHLTKVDFDILRVLDEDDFGVGVTSGLELLTLPQGEQLRSDIIERWECLKLFVMTTIMTCNSVSERAHMLSQWIQTAGELWSTKGNMFTFSSVMEALSSPQVHRLRDTWLILRQNHTTSAYLFDTKLRPLLKLLNEGNRTLPLQNVCIPNVNPVAQLLHRDIDMCSSLMTWEACDRIFGLDLLLSHLDIGRTIASQSYMCRVAGNAIMSEVKLENDLEEVMKTEFHLRLMWGSKGAGAPREERLKKFEQLLMVLSEKLEKPDDHGTEV
- the LOC112575069 gene encoding breast cancer anti-estrogen resistance protein 3-like isoform X4; the protein is MAGRHIAIPTWLEALGLQAYLPLFGSYGGVEDLLYASEAEIKDLGLKNGAHRAKIVSSLRILREKYEKGKPTGSGVFSLQQQNSSHLSSNLPSYQDFPAVIASPEKLQQDLQHELNADPSELKSRAWYHGNISRQRAEALVVNSGDFLVRDSISKPGDFVLTCSWRGVALHFMVNAIVGDCAPGSLPSISYQFEADSFSSIQDLIQFYLSRQKPVTLASGAVLQNPIARSMPLSYYDSKYGSLFSLDTSGHYTPSQSPKPSPFTSPLTSPKSSPSMNRRGLKWTGSQPHLNIDDVEMDRSRSPSLDRCGSLPVINIIPPGGPGRESSPSPVTSPPPVVSHQRAGSAPVLNDDSVHDSGGGKANLSYTQSCRMTPAGSESNLTKTPPPKPSRIPSIKYKKRPVIVVRNKELYEDDGRDYSDLRQVTEEPSWLQSHSQSGLRIPVPQSPGVMKSHSFQGSKDSDINCNNISKNFYTLPSKSKQTKHSLARQLSDSKHPSYVSSDGKGSLYNIIDDRSVDNMYQLGYLCNHKITMPGHNLGSRISLTGYKSGILPAESRLLEPTAIVKTKSLLLSSNAKAIAGHLTKVDFDILRVLDEDDFGVGVTSGLELLTLPQGEQLRSDIIERWECLKLFVMTTIMTCNSVSERAHMLSQWIQTAGELWSTKGNMFTFSSVMEALSSPQVHRLRDTWLILRQNHTTSAYLFDTKLRPLLKLLNEGNRTLPLQNVCIPNVNPVAQLLHRDIDMCSSLMTWEACDRIFGLDLLLSHLDIGRTIASQSYMCRVAGNAIMSEVKLENDLEEVMKTEFHLRLMWGSKGAGAPREERLKKFEQLLMVLSEKLEKPDDHGTEV